A region of Dictyoglomus sp. NZ13-RE01 DNA encodes the following proteins:
- a CDS encoding isocitrate dehydrogenase (NADP(+)), with product MARVMWHMIKKELIFPYLDIPIKYFDLGIENRDKTDDQVTLEAAKAIKEYKVGVKCATITPDAERVKEYNLKRAWKSPNATIRAYLDGTVFRKPIIVKNIPPFVRTWKKPIIIGRHAYGDIYSAFEYKVEGEKELKVLLSNGGEETHIVHKFDGNGVFMVLHNTEKSIRSFARSCINYALSEKVDLWFSAKDTISKVYHGYFKEIFQEEVDKRKEDFEKVGISYRYFLIDDAVAQIIKHEGGILWACMNYEGDVMSDMIAAGFGSLGLMTSVLVSPEGEFEFEAAHGTVRRHYYEYLKGNPTSTNPTASIFAWTGGIRKRGELDNTKEVCDFADKLERAVIETIESGIMTKDIQPLAEPKVERYVYTEEFIKRVKERLEEKLLQSKK from the coding sequence ATGGCAAGGGTTATGTGGCACATGATAAAGAAAGAGCTCATTTTCCCCTATCTGGACATTCCTATTAAATATTTTGATTTGGGTATAGAAAATAGGGATAAGACTGATGATCAGGTTACCTTAGAGGCGGCTAAAGCGATTAAGGAGTATAAAGTTGGAGTTAAGTGTGCCACAATAACACCTGATGCAGAAAGAGTAAAAGAATATAATTTAAAAAGGGCTTGGAAAAGTCCTAATGCAACTATAAGAGCTTACTTAGATGGTACAGTCTTTAGAAAACCTATCATTGTTAAAAACATTCCTCCCTTTGTAAGAACATGGAAAAAGCCCATAATAATTGGTAGGCATGCCTATGGAGATATTTACAGTGCCTTTGAGTATAAAGTGGAGGGAGAAAAGGAATTAAAGGTTCTTCTTAGTAATGGAGGAGAAGAGACTCATATTGTGCATAAATTTGATGGAAATGGTGTATTTATGGTCCTCCATAATACAGAAAAATCCATTAGGAGTTTTGCAAGGTCATGTATAAATTATGCTCTAAGTGAAAAAGTGGATCTTTGGTTTTCCGCTAAAGATACTATATCTAAGGTATACCATGGTTATTTTAAGGAGATTTTTCAGGAAGAGGTAGATAAAAGAAAAGAGGATTTTGAAAAAGTAGGAATAAGTTATAGATATTTTTTAATAGATGATGCAGTAGCACAGATCATTAAACATGAGGGTGGAATTTTGTGGGCATGTATGAACTACGAGGGAGATGTAATGTCAGATATGATAGCAGCAGGTTTTGGAAGCTTAGGACTTATGACTTCTGTTTTGGTTTCTCCTGAAGGAGAGTTTGAGTTTGAGGCAGCCCATGGAACTGTTAGAAGGCATTATTACGAATATTTAAAAGGAAATCCTACTTCTACAAATCCAACCGCCTCAATTTTTGCGTGGACAGGAGGTATAAGAAAAAGGGGAGAATTAGATAATACAAAAGAAGTATGTGATTTTGCGGATAAGTTAGAAAGGGCTGTTATTGAGACCATAGAAAGTGGTATAATGACAAAGGATATTCAGCCATTAGCAGAGCCCAAAGTGGAAAGATATGTATACACAGAAGAGTTTATTAAGAGGGTTAAAGAGCGTTTGGAAGAGAAACTGTTGCAATCCAAGAAATGA